From Acinetobacter sp. ASP199, the proteins below share one genomic window:
- a CDS encoding OsmC family protein — translation MAIIASAGVHSLETPWQGQISHGNHQYLTDKPEAFGGQDRGPAPYDFLLAGLISCTMITLRMYARHKELELGEFQIEADFFTNREGQEWIERRLSFQNPLDEGLQQKILEICQKTPVTKTLLRSLEIRTTLL, via the coding sequence ATGGCTATTATTGCAAGTGCTGGTGTACATAGTCTGGAAACACCGTGGCAGGGGCAGATCAGTCATGGCAATCACCAATATCTGACCGATAAACCGGAAGCTTTTGGTGGTCAGGATCGTGGTCCTGCACCTTATGATTTTCTGCTGGCAGGTTTGATTTCCTGCACCATGATTACCTTGCGTATGTATGCCAGGCATAAAGAGCTGGAGTTGGGAGAGTTTCAGATTGAAGCTGATTTCTTTACCAATCGGGAAGGGCAGGAATGGATCGAACGACGTTTAAGTTTTCAAAACCCATTAGATGAAGGATTACAGCAAAAAATTCTGGAAATTTGTCAAAAAACTCCAGTGACTAAAACTTTGCTACGGAGTCTGGAGATCCGAACCACATTACTTTGA
- a CDS encoding pirin family protein, whose protein sequence is MSNNNDIELFNSDDCTKYVNQFIAEFPLRRAEIGQGTVIKRALPSRHKRMIGAWCFLDHAGPAHFPQGDGLDVGPHPHIGLQTFTWMIEGTMMHHDSLGSAQLLRPRQVNLMTAGYGISHSEVAPETETKMHAAQLWIALPDDMVNMAPAFDHYPELPVVEDQGIEFTVLVGEYLKEASPVKVHSELLGVDLYAAESTQAVLPLHPKFEYGFLALEGTASINGHELTEDNMVILEPGLEQVHVEIHAGSRVLLLGGEPFENPILLWWNFVGRTTEELKMAREQWIAEHERFGSIPAYEGPRLEAPAFPDHMRPSK, encoded by the coding sequence ATATCGAACTTTTCAATTCAGATGATTGCACTAAGTATGTCAATCAGTTCATTGCAGAATTTCCATTACGCCGCGCTGAAATTGGTCAGGGGACTGTAATCAAACGTGCGTTACCAAGTCGGCATAAACGCATGATCGGGGCATGGTGTTTTCTGGATCATGCCGGACCTGCGCATTTCCCACAGGGAGATGGCCTGGATGTGGGACCGCATCCACATATTGGTCTGCAGACTTTTACCTGGATGATTGAAGGCACCATGATGCATCATGACAGTCTGGGCAGTGCGCAGTTGCTACGTCCGCGTCAGGTCAATCTGATGACCGCTGGTTATGGCATTTCCCATTCTGAAGTTGCGCCTGAAACTGAAACCAAGATGCATGCCGCACAGCTCTGGATCGCTTTGCCAGATGATATGGTCAATATGGCGCCCGCGTTTGATCATTATCCAGAATTACCTGTGGTTGAAGATCAGGGCATTGAGTTCACGGTACTGGTCGGAGAATATCTGAAGGAAGCATCTCCAGTAAAGGTGCATAGTGAACTGCTCGGGGTGGACCTGTATGCAGCTGAAAGCACCCAGGCAGTATTACCGCTTCATCCTAAATTTGAATATGGTTTTCTGGCACTGGAAGGGACTGCTAGTATCAACGGGCATGAACTGACTGAAGATAATATGGTGATTCTGGAACCGGGTCTGGAACAGGTACATGTCGAGATTCATGCTGGAAGTCGTGTACTGTTGCTAGGGGGCGAACCTTTTGAAAACCCGATTTTGCTGTGGTGGAACTTTGTTGGCCGCACGACTGAAGAATTGAAAATGGCACGTGAGCAATGGATTGCAGAGCATGAGCGATTTGGCTCGATTCCTGCCTATGAGGGACCACGACTTGAAGCACCTGCTTTCCCGGATCACATGCGTCCTTCAAAATAA